In the genome of Pelagibacterium nitratireducens, one region contains:
- the ndk gene encoding nucleoside-diphosphate kinase — protein sequence MAIQRTFSIIKPDATKRNLTGKIISKFEDAGLRIVASKRIQMTREQAEGFYAVHKERPFFGELVESMTSGPVVVQVLEGEDAIAKNREVMGATNPENADAGTIRKEFALSVGENSVHGSDAPETAAEEIKFFFSDDEIVG from the coding sequence ATGGCCATTCAGCGCACCTTTTCGATCATCAAGCCGGACGCCACCAAGCGCAACCTGACCGGCAAGATCATCTCCAAATTCGAAGATGCCGGCCTGCGCATCGTCGCCTCCAAGCGCATCCAGATGACCCGCGAACAGGCCGAAGGCTTTTACGCGGTCCACAAGGAACGTCCCTTCTTTGGCGAACTGGTCGAATCCATGACGTCCGGCCCCGTTGTCGTTCAGGTCCTCGAAGGCGAAGACGCCATCGCGAAAAACCGTGAAGTCATGGGCGCCACCAACCCCGAAAACGCCGATGCCGGCACCATCCGCAAGGAATTTGCCCTCTCGGTCGGCGAAAACTCGGTCCACGGCTCGGACGCTCCCGAAACCGCCGCCGAAGAAATCAAGTTCTTCTTTAGCGACGACGAAATCGTTGGGTGA
- a CDS encoding ABC-F family ATP-binding cassette domain-containing protein — protein MLTITNLHYKIAGRPLFEGASVTLPTGAKTGFVGKNGSGKTTLFQLIQGFLSPEQGSIELSKRARIGAVAQEAPASEMSVLDMVLSADTERTALLDEAETAEDPHRIADIHMRLADIDAHTAEARASAILKGLGFSLERQHGPCRELSGGWRMRVSLAGVLFSQPDLLLLDEPTNYLDLEGTLWLEKYLATYPYTVFMISHDRDLLNKAVNSIIHLERGKLTFYKGAYDTFEETRRMQRELQNKAREKTLAQIEHMQKFVDRFKAKATKAKQAQSRVKAIAKLRPPEALFDEFAAPFSFQQPKKSPATPMITFDNVSVGYGETVILKKITNRIDPDDRIALIGPNGNGKSTFAKLLSGELKPMGGQMLRAKTLDVAYFAQHQLDHLKPEQTPYEHVIDLMPLESEARRRARVAQMGLSTTRMDTKAKNLSGGERARLLMGIITFGGPGMLVLDEPTNHLDIDSRDALVHALNDYKGAVLIISHDRHLIEATCDTLWIAENGTVSEFEDDLDGYQKSLTANGASGAGGGGSASDRKRERQEAAAKRAELAPLRKEIKALEQKLDWKRKDLAKIDKQLDDPGLYTGDADKAIALGIEKSKFESEIAALEDQWLEKSAELEDAQADA, from the coding sequence ATGCTTACGATTACAAACCTTCATTACAAGATTGCCGGGCGTCCCCTGTTCGAGGGGGCGTCTGTGACGTTGCCGACCGGGGCCAAGACCGGGTTCGTGGGCAAGAACGGGTCGGGCAAGACGACGCTGTTTCAGTTGATCCAGGGGTTCTTGTCACCCGAGCAGGGATCGATCGAATTGAGCAAGCGGGCGCGGATCGGGGCGGTGGCGCAGGAAGCGCCGGCCAGCGAGATGAGCGTGCTCGATATGGTGCTGTCGGCTGACACCGAGCGCACGGCGCTGCTCGATGAGGCGGAAACCGCCGAGGACCCGCACCGGATCGCCGATATTCATATGCGGCTGGCCGATATCGATGCGCATACCGCAGAGGCGCGGGCCAGCGCAATCCTCAAAGGACTGGGGTTTTCGCTTGAGCGCCAGCATGGGCCGTGCCGGGAGCTTTCGGGCGGGTGGCGGATGCGCGTGTCGCTGGCGGGGGTGCTGTTTTCCCAGCCCGATCTTTTGCTGCTGGACGAGCCGACCAACTATCTCGATCTTGAAGGCACTCTGTGGCTGGAGAAATATCTGGCGACCTACCCTTATACGGTCTTCATGATTTCCCACGACCGCGACCTTCTCAACAAGGCGGTCAATTCGATCATCCATCTCGAGCGCGGCAAGCTGACCTTTTACAAGGGCGCTTACGATACGTTCGAGGAAACGCGCCGCATGCAGCGGGAGCTGCAGAACAAGGCGCGGGAGAAAACGCTCGCCCAGATCGAGCACATGCAGAAGTTCGTGGACCGGTTCAAGGCCAAGGCGACCAAGGCCAAGCAGGCCCAGAGCCGGGTCAAGGCGATTGCAAAGCTGCGGCCGCCCGAGGCGCTGTTCGATGAATTTGCGGCGCCGTTCAGCTTCCAGCAGCCCAAAAAGTCGCCGGCCACACCGATGATCACCTTCGACAATGTATCGGTGGGGTATGGTGAGACGGTCATTTTGAAAAAGATCACCAACCGGATCGATCCCGACGACCGGATTGCGCTGATCGGGCCGAACGGGAACGGGAAATCGACCTTTGCCAAGCTGTTATCGGGTGAACTCAAACCGATGGGCGGGCAGATGCTGCGGGCGAAAACGCTCGATGTGGCCTATTTCGCCCAGCACCAGCTCGACCATCTCAAGCCCGAACAGACCCCTTACGAGCATGTGATCGATCTGATGCCGCTCGAAAGCGAGGCCAGGCGCCGGGCGCGGGTGGCGCAGATGGGGCTTTCGACGACGCGGATGGACACGAAAGCGAAAAATCTTTCGGGTGGCGAGCGGGCGCGGCTTTTGATGGGGATCATCACGTTTGGCGGGCCGGGCATGCTGGTGCTGGACGAACCGACCAACCATCTCGACATCGACAGCCGCGATGCGCTGGTTCATGCGCTCAACGACTACAAGGGCGCCGTGCTGATCATTTCGCACGACCGGCACCTGATCGAAGCGACCTGCGATACGCTGTGGATCGCCGAGAACGGCACGGTGAGCGAGTTCGAGGACGATCTGGACGGGTATCAGAAAAGCCTCACCGCCAACGGGGCGAGCGGGGCTGGCGGGGGCGGCTCGGCATCGGACCGCAAGCGCGAGCGGCAGGAAGCAGCGGCAAAGCGGGCCGAGTTGGCGCCGTTGCGCAAGGAGATCAAGGCGCTCGAGCAAAAGCTGGACTGGAAACGCAAGGACCTGGCCAAAATCGACAAACAGCTCGACGATCCGGGCCTCTATACCGGCGATGCGGACAAGGCGATTGCACTGGGGATCGAAAAATCGAAATTCGAGAGCGAGATCGCAGCGCTCGAGGACCAGTGGCTGGAGAAAAGCGCCGAACTCGAGGACGCGCAGGCTGACGCCTGA
- a CDS encoding DUF4344 domain-containing metallopeptidase: MPRAKVLPDDAGRGSSMAKLVIAALLAVLAGAAPAVGQQLTNAQRDAAIEFALNNTRHTMLHEIGHLLVDQLDLPVLGREEDAVDMLATLLMLNTGTEADVIGLQDTIDGWRYSESFRPSRGYVNSAFYGAHSLDIQRSYAMACLMVGSDYERHTQYATRISLPIDRQKSCAEDYRIAERGWSSVLEPHLREGAPASDVTVQYRDTRGQYPIAQALLEQSLVLETYADWVAKNYVLPHPVQITAENCGEVNAFYDLESREVILCYEWVDFFYELYVSDIMPVREHFEMMRKLKLEKLGRVE; the protein is encoded by the coding sequence ATGCCCCGCGCTAAGGTGCTTCCGGACGATGCGGGACGAGGATCGAGCATGGCAAAACTGGTGATTGCGGCACTGCTGGCGGTATTGGCCGGGGCCGCGCCGGCGGTTGGGCAGCAATTGACCAATGCGCAGCGCGATGCGGCCATCGAATTTGCGCTCAACAACACCCGCCACACCATGCTGCACGAAATCGGGCATCTGCTGGTCGATCAGCTCGATCTGCCAGTGCTGGGGCGTGAAGAGGATGCGGTGGACATGCTGGCCACGCTGCTCATGCTCAATACGGGGACCGAAGCGGATGTGATCGGGCTGCAGGATACCATAGACGGCTGGCGTTATTCGGAGAGTTTCCGGCCCTCGCGGGGCTACGTCAATTCGGCATTCTACGGCGCGCACAGCCTCGACATCCAGCGCTCCTACGCCATGGCGTGCCTGATGGTGGGGAGCGATTACGAGCGGCACACCCAATATGCGACGCGGATTTCGCTGCCCATCGACCGGCAGAAAAGCTGCGCGGAGGATTACCGGATCGCCGAGCGGGGCTGGTCGAGTGTGCTCGAGCCGCATCTTCGCGAGGGAGCACCGGCTTCCGATGTTACGGTGCAGTATCGCGACACGCGCGGGCAGTACCCTATCGCGCAGGCGCTGCTGGAACAGTCGCTGGTGCTCGAAACCTATGCCGACTGGGTGGCCAAGAATTATGTTTTGCCCCACCCGGTGCAGATCACGGCCGAGAATTGCGGCGAGGTCAACGCATTCTACGACCTGGAAAGCCGGGAAGTGATCCTGTGCTATGAGTGGGTCGATTTTTTCTATGAGCTCTATGTGTCCGACATCATGCCGGTGCGCGAACATTTCGAAATGATGCGCAAGCTCAAGCTCGAGAAACTGGGACGGGTCGAGTAG
- a CDS encoding YitT family protein, which yields MDSSFEPKVRHTPLEDFLAILLGTLFVGLGVTFYSEAQITTGSTAGLALLVQYATGLPFGAVFFVVNLPFYVLAFLRMGWQFTFKTFVAVGLVSVYPALMPNWLNISGINPFFAAIAGGAMMGMGILALFRHRASLGGVNILALYLQDNHKIPAGYVQFGIDFFILIAAFFILPFDRVLLSLVGAVFMSLVIILNHKPGRYMGVS from the coding sequence ATGGATTCTTCGTTCGAACCCAAGGTCAGGCACACCCCGCTTGAAGATTTTCTCGCCATCCTGCTCGGCACGCTGTTTGTCGGGCTCGGCGTAACCTTTTATTCCGAAGCTCAGATCACAACCGGCAGCACCGCCGGTCTGGCCCTGCTCGTCCAATACGCCACTGGTCTGCCGTTCGGCGCGGTGTTCTTCGTGGTCAATCTACCGTTCTACGTTCTGGCGTTTCTGCGCATGGGCTGGCAATTCACGTTCAAGACCTTCGTCGCGGTGGGGCTCGTCTCGGTCTATCCGGCGCTGATGCCCAATTGGCTCAACATTTCGGGCATAAACCCGTTCTTTGCCGCCATTGCCGGCGGCGCCATGATGGGCATGGGTATTCTCGCCCTGTTCCGCCACCGCGCCAGCCTGGGCGGCGTCAACATTCTGGCGCTCTATCTGCAGGACAATCACAAGATACCGGCCGGCTATGTCCAGTTCGGCATCGATTTTTTCATCCTGATCGCCGCCTTTTTCATCCTGCCCTTCGACAGGGTGCTGCTCTCGCTGGTCGGCGCGGTGTTCATGAGCCTGGTCATCATCTTAAACCACAAGCCGGGACGGTATATGGGGGTCAGTTAG
- a CDS encoding DNA polymerase III subunit chi — translation MTDLLFYHLETRPLESVLPMLLEKTIERGWRAVVEVGSAERLEIIDSALWTYSDDSFLPHAVARGEEGDAIQPVLLTGGDENPNGAAIRFFVDRATPRQLDGYERLVYIFNGHDPDAVTEAREVWRTLKPVYDLTYWQQDEGGRWSKKA, via the coding sequence ATGACCGATCTTCTCTTCTACCACCTCGAAACCCGCCCGCTCGAATCCGTTCTGCCCATGCTGCTCGAAAAGACCATCGAGCGCGGCTGGCGGGCGGTGGTGGAGGTGGGCAGCGCCGAGCGGCTCGAAATCATCGATTCCGCGCTCTGGACCTATTCCGACGACAGCTTTCTGCCCCACGCTGTTGCGCGGGGGGAGGAGGGCGATGCGATCCAGCCCGTGCTGCTGACCGGCGGCGATGAAAACCCCAACGGCGCCGCCATCCGCTTTTTCGTCGATCGCGCCACCCCGCGCCAGCTCGATGGCTATGAGCGGCTTGTCTATATCTTCAACGGCCACGACCCCGACGCCGTCACCGAGGCGCGGGAGGTGTGGCGCACCCTCAAGCCGGTTTACGATCTCACCTATTGGCAGCAGGACGAAGGGGGTCGCTGGAGCAAGAAGGCCTGA
- a CDS encoding TetR/AcrR family transcriptional regulator, whose amino-acid sequence MPRQKTQSDDLVLRHALDLMYEQGPEALTFAALSKRCGLSGATLVQRFGNKAVLKQKSLLIAWDRLDADTARLAGSVPRTPEGAIELLVGLTGQYGTIDTYAEGLLILREDLRDPQLRARGAAWRDQLCAALDACFAQTGVPAGVGLLAATHWQGALLWWGFDPKQSVERYVEQSLRDFVALILDTAAGPFHETVER is encoded by the coding sequence ATGCCCCGCCAAAAAACGCAGTCCGATGACCTTGTGCTGCGCCATGCTCTGGACCTGATGTACGAGCAGGGGCCCGAGGCGCTGACGTTCGCCGCTCTTTCCAAACGGTGTGGCCTCTCGGGGGCAACCCTCGTCCAGCGCTTCGGCAACAAGGCCGTCCTCAAGCAAAAATCACTCCTGATTGCCTGGGATCGGCTGGACGCTGATACCGCACGCCTCGCCGGTTCGGTTCCTCGGACACCCGAGGGGGCAATCGAACTTCTCGTGGGGCTCACCGGGCAATACGGTACCATCGACACCTATGCGGAAGGTCTTTTGATCCTGCGCGAGGATTTGCGCGACCCCCAGTTGCGGGCGCGCGGCGCCGCCTGGCGAGACCAACTCTGCGCCGCCCTTGATGCATGCTTCGCGCAAACCGGCGTTCCTGCCGGCGTCGGATTGCTTGCGGCAACACACTGGCAAGGCGCCTTGCTTTGGTGGGGATTCGATCCAAAACAATCGGTGGAGCGCTATGTCGAACAAAGTCTGCGGGACTTTGTAGCCCTTATACTCGACACAGCGGCGGGGCCGTTTCACGAAACGGTCGAAAGATAG
- a CDS encoding SDR family oxidoreductase, with the protein MTLSGKVALVAGATRGAGRGIATELGAAGATVYVTGRTTREQPSEYGRASETIEETAELVSAAGGKGIAIQVDHLVPQQVQTLIERIRTEQGRLDILINDIWGGEKLFEWDKPVWDHDLDNGLRLLRLGIDTHLITAHFALPLMIERPGGLLVEVTDGTADYNADHYRLSPFYDLAKVSVNRMAWAHAKDLEKHGATAVSLTPGWLRSEMMLEAFGVREDNWREATAKVPHFVISESPRFVGRAVAALAADTERMRWNGQSLSSGGLAQIYGFTDLDGSRPDAWRYLVEVQEAGMPANDTGYR; encoded by the coding sequence ATGACACTTTCAGGAAAGGTTGCGCTGGTCGCCGGGGCGACACGCGGCGCGGGTCGCGGCATCGCAACAGAACTCGGAGCCGCCGGTGCCACCGTGTATGTGACAGGACGCACCACTCGCGAGCAGCCATCCGAATATGGCCGCGCGTCCGAAACGATCGAGGAAACGGCCGAACTGGTGAGTGCAGCCGGCGGCAAGGGCATTGCGATCCAGGTCGACCATCTGGTTCCACAACAGGTCCAAACGCTGATCGAGCGAATTCGGACCGAACAGGGCCGTCTCGATATTCTCATCAACGACATCTGGGGCGGAGAGAAACTGTTCGAATGGGACAAGCCGGTCTGGGACCACGATCTGGATAACGGTTTGCGGCTGCTCAGGCTGGGGATCGATACCCACCTCATAACCGCCCATTTCGCCCTGCCGCTGATGATCGAGCGACCGGGCGGTCTTCTTGTCGAGGTCACCGATGGAACGGCGGACTATAATGCCGACCACTATCGCCTCTCCCCCTTTTACGATCTTGCCAAGGTTTCCGTAAACCGCATGGCCTGGGCTCACGCCAAGGATCTGGAAAAGCATGGCGCAACGGCGGTGTCATTGACGCCCGGATGGTTGCGGTCCGAGATGATGCTGGAAGCGTTCGGGGTTCGCGAGGACAATTGGCGCGAGGCCACGGCCAAGGTGCCGCATTTCGTGATTTCCGAATCGCCCCGCTTCGTGGGCCGGGCCGTCGCCGCGCTGGCCGCAGACACCGAACGCATGCGCTGGAACGGCCAATCGTTATCGAGCGGGGGACTGGCGCAAATCTACGGGTTCACCGATCTTGATGGCTCACGCCCCGATGCGTGGCGTTATCTTGTGGAGGTTCAGGAAGCCGGTATGCCGGCGAACGATACTGGGTACAGATAG
- a CDS encoding GNAT family N-acetyltransferase, translating into MPHSENPPQDRFDAAPVGDVRNAEMAEIEHLAGLWHSGWQDAHAAILPAELSRYRTPASFRQRIIDNLALTRVSGPLGNPSGLCMIKHDELYQLFVAPAARGSGTAAALLADGERRIAASQITTAWLACAIGNERAARFYEKHGWKRAGQMTNRLPTPDGIFELEVWRYEKRL; encoded by the coding sequence ATGCCCCACTCCGAAAACCCGCCACAGGATCGCTTCGACGCTGCACCGGTCGGTGATGTGCGGAATGCAGAGATGGCCGAGATCGAACATCTTGCCGGTCTTTGGCACTCTGGCTGGCAGGACGCGCACGCTGCGATTCTGCCGGCTGAACTGTCGCGATATCGGACGCCGGCGAGTTTCCGGCAGCGGATTATCGACAATCTTGCGCTTACGCGGGTTTCCGGTCCACTGGGCAATCCGTCCGGCCTGTGCATGATCAAGCACGATGAGCTTTACCAGCTCTTTGTCGCGCCGGCGGCCAGAGGCTCGGGCACCGCAGCGGCACTGCTTGCCGATGGCGAAAGGCGGATCGCCGCGTCCCAAATCACCACGGCTTGGCTGGCCTGTGCTATCGGGAATGAACGCGCCGCACGATTTTATGAAAAGCATGGATGGAAGCGCGCGGGCCAGATGACCAACCGGCTGCCAACGCCCGATGGCATCTTTGAACTCGAGGTCTGGCGCTACGAGAAGCGCCTGTAG
- a CDS encoding leucyl aminopeptidase, translated as MPQTLSISLTESLPDSPSALVLYANGEGEMGQLAAGLWKRTGLDFSRIAKATGFSGRPGHMIDIAAPAGLGCDRLLVLGRGADGEGDNAAAWSDRGGSLFAKLDAAGVSDAAVVLDEAGLAPHLVGALGAGARLRSYRFEKYLTRRKNGATHPTALTFVVAKASGMNAALDDALAVADGTILARDLVNEPANLLGPSDMADVANTLADRGLSVEVLDETQMKALGMGAILAVGQGSVRPPRLVVMQWNGGKKGQPPLAFVGKGIVFDTGGISIKPAASMENMKGDMGGAAAVLGLMQSLATRKAKLNAVGILALAENMPDANAYRPGDVITAMSGETIEVISTDAEGRLVLADALWYCQDRFKPKAMFDIATLTGAIRIALGEEYAGVFTNTDSLAAKLQQAGRASGEKVWHLPLGPAYDKLIESRFADIKNQGGRLGGASIAGQFLSHFVGDTPWAHIDIASTAFGKASTETNASWATGFGVALFDRLTRDGYEDGG; from the coding sequence ATGCCGCAAACGCTCTCGATCTCCCTCACCGAAAGCCTGCCCGATTCCCCCTCAGCGCTCGTGCTCTACGCCAATGGCGAGGGAGAAATGGGCCAGTTGGCCGCAGGCCTTTGGAAGCGCACTGGTCTCGATTTCTCCCGCATCGCCAAGGCCACGGGCTTTTCCGGCCGCCCCGGCCACATGATCGATATCGCCGCCCCCGCCGGCCTTGGCTGCGACCGCCTTTTGGTGCTCGGCCGTGGCGCGGATGGGGAAGGGGACAACGCCGCCGCATGGTCCGACAGGGGCGGCTCGCTCTTTGCCAAGCTCGACGCCGCCGGCGTCTCCGATGCCGCCGTGGTGCTCGACGAGGCGGGGCTGGCCCCCCATCTGGTCGGCGCGCTGGGGGCAGGGGCCCGGCTACGCTCCTACCGCTTTGAAAAATACCTCACCCGCCGCAAGAATGGTGCGACCCATCCCACCGCACTCACCTTCGTTGTCGCGAAAGCATCGGGCATGAACGCTGCGCTTGACGACGCCCTCGCCGTCGCCGATGGCACCATTCTGGCGCGCGATCTGGTCAACGAGCCCGCCAATCTGCTCGGCCCGTCCGACATGGCCGATGTCGCCAACACCCTGGCCGATCGTGGCCTGTCGGTCGAAGTGCTCGACGAAACCCAGATGAAAGCGCTCGGCATGGGCGCCATCCTCGCCGTAGGGCAAGGCTCGGTCCGCCCCCCACGCCTCGTCGTCATGCAATGGAACGGCGGCAAGAAGGGCCAGCCGCCCCTGGCCTTTGTCGGCAAGGGCATCGTTTTCGATACCGGCGGCATTTCCATCAAGCCCGCCGCTTCGATGGAAAACATGAAGGGCGATATGGGCGGCGCCGCCGCCGTTCTTGGATTGATGCAGTCCCTCGCCACCCGCAAGGCCAAACTCAACGCCGTCGGCATCCTGGCCCTGGCTGAAAACATGCCCGACGCCAACGCCTACCGCCCCGGCGATGTCATCACCGCCATGTCGGGTGAAACCATCGAGGTCATTTCCACCGACGCCGAAGGGCGCCTGGTTCTGGCCGATGCCCTCTGGTATTGTCAGGACCGGTTCAAACCCAAGGCCATGTTCGATATCGCGACCTTGACCGGCGCCATCCGCATCGCGCTGGGCGAGGAGTATGCCGGCGTTTTCACCAACACGGATTCTCTCGCCGCCAAACTCCAGCAGGCCGGCCGCGCCTCGGGCGAAAAAGTCTGGCACCTCCCCCTCGGCCCGGCTTACGACAAACTCATCGAAAGCCGCTTCGCCGACATCAAGAACCAGGGCGGCCGCCTGGGCGGCGCGTCCATCGCCGGGCAGTTCCTCTCCCACTTCGTGGGCGACACCCCCTGGGCCCACATCGACATCGCCTCCACCGCCTTCGGCAAGGCCTCGACCGAGACCAACGCCTCATGGGCAACGGGGTTCGGGGTGGCGCTGTTTGATAGGCTGACCAGGGATGGCTATGAGGATGGAGGGTAG